In one Pseudodesulfovibrio tunisiensis genomic region, the following are encoded:
- a CDS encoding FAD-dependent oxidoreductase, whose amino-acid sequence MIVTSVLILFGIGLVAAVILAVASKVLYVYEDPRIAEVESVLAGANCGGCGFPGCAAAAQGVVAGKAGANVCVIGGTEVAQNVAAIMGLEFSVMEKEIAFVDCTGGIRAEAIYRYEGVNDCRAQHMLYKGSKMCPEGCLGFGTCVDACQFGAIEMGPYGYPVVNPDLCTACGGCVQVCPRGVITIWGRTARIQHLNMVTDCLAPCRQRCPGQINIPRYIEQVSRGDYAGALETIRERIPMPLSIGRVCPHPCEEACRRQHVDESIGINMIKRFAADWEMNSGKRLPIPCAPENGRKVAVVGGGPAGISCAYFLRRLGYSPTIFESMPALGGQLRYGIPEYRLPKAILDWEIEGILALGMDVRTETQFGRDFTLEDLTDQGFEAVFLGIGAWKNASLRIENEDAEGVLTGTELLTRVGIGVDTGIGTKVVVIGGGNTAIDASRTSVRLGTDVTLMYRRTRTEMPANEEEIIGAEEEGVKYQFLAAPKRILVDDAGRVTHLEYIRMELGEPDQSGRRRPEPVEGSEALLECDTILTAIGQKPELDCLYDENGACQLDETRWRTLDAHPDTLQTALPHVFTGGDMYTGPSLVITALGQGRKAARSINQFLTSGMISVPEPLQRDLIPYTMFKDVENVNPKKKPPMPQLCSMEDRTCTFNEVEGTLSEEEVKQEACRCMRCGLTCYNRNPEPDRLDFSEPGVKKD is encoded by the coding sequence ATGATCGTCACATCCGTGCTCATCCTTTTCGGCATCGGCCTTGTCGCAGCGGTGATTCTGGCCGTGGCTTCCAAGGTGCTCTACGTATACGAGGATCCGCGCATCGCCGAGGTGGAAAGCGTGCTTGCCGGGGCCAATTGCGGCGGCTGCGGCTTCCCGGGATGCGCCGCAGCCGCACAGGGTGTGGTTGCAGGCAAAGCCGGAGCCAACGTCTGCGTGATCGGTGGCACCGAGGTGGCGCAGAACGTGGCCGCAATCATGGGGCTGGAATTCTCGGTCATGGAAAAGGAAATCGCGTTCGTGGACTGCACGGGCGGCATCCGGGCCGAGGCCATCTACCGCTATGAGGGCGTCAACGACTGCCGTGCCCAGCACATGCTCTACAAGGGGTCCAAGATGTGCCCCGAAGGCTGTCTGGGATTCGGCACCTGCGTGGACGCCTGCCAGTTCGGCGCCATCGAGATGGGTCCCTACGGCTATCCCGTGGTCAATCCGGACCTGTGCACGGCCTGCGGCGGCTGCGTTCAGGTCTGCCCGCGCGGAGTCATCACCATCTGGGGTCGCACCGCACGCATCCAGCATCTGAACATGGTCACGGACTGTCTGGCCCCCTGCCGTCAGCGGTGTCCGGGCCAGATCAACATTCCGCGCTACATCGAACAGGTTTCGCGCGGCGACTATGCCGGTGCGCTGGAAACCATCCGCGAACGCATCCCCATGCCCCTCTCCATAGGCCGGGTCTGCCCGCACCCATGCGAGGAGGCGTGCCGCAGACAGCATGTGGACGAGTCCATCGGCATCAACATGATCAAACGGTTTGCCGCGGACTGGGAAATGAACTCCGGCAAACGGCTGCCCATTCCCTGCGCTCCGGAAAACGGCCGCAAGGTGGCCGTGGTCGGCGGAGGTCCGGCCGGCATCTCCTGCGCCTATTTCCTGCGCCGACTGGGATACAGCCCCACCATCTTCGAATCCATGCCCGCGCTTGGCGGGCAGCTCCGATACGGCATCCCCGAATATCGGCTGCCCAAGGCTATTCTGGATTGGGAAATAGAGGGAATTCTGGCCCTCGGCATGGACGTGAGGACCGAAACCCAGTTCGGCAGGGACTTCACGCTGGAAGATTTGACCGACCAAGGCTTTGAAGCCGTGTTTCTCGGCATAGGCGCATGGAAAAATGCGTCGCTCCGCATTGAAAACGAGGATGCCGAAGGCGTGCTCACCGGAACCGAGCTGCTCACCCGGGTCGGCATCGGCGTGGATACGGGCATAGGGACAAAGGTCGTAGTCATCGGCGGCGGCAATACGGCCATCGATGCTTCCCGCACCAGCGTTCGTCTGGGGACGGACGTGACACTCATGTATCGCCGTACACGCACGGAAATGCCTGCCAACGAAGAGGAAATCATCGGGGCCGAGGAAGAAGGCGTGAAATACCAATTTCTTGCCGCCCCCAAACGCATCCTTGTCGACGACGCAGGCCGGGTCACGCATCTGGAGTACATTCGCATGGAACTGGGCGAGCCGGACCAGTCCGGCAGGCGCAGGCCCGAACCCGTGGAAGGTTCGGAAGCCCTGCTGGAATGCGACACCATCCTCACGGCCATCGGCCAAAAGCCGGAACTCGATTGCCTGTATGACGAAAACGGTGCCTGTCAACTGGATGAAACCAGATGGCGCACGCTGGATGCACATCCGGACACGCTTCAAACCGCCCTGCCCCACGTGTTCACGGGTGGCGACATGTACACCGGCCCATCGCTGGTCATCACGGCTCTGGGCCAGGGACGCAAGGCTGCGCGCTCGATAAATCAATTTCTGACGAGCGGCATGATATCCGTTCCCGAGCCGCTCCAGCGCGACCTGATTCCCTACACCATGTTCAAGGACGTGGAAAACGTGAACCCGAAGAAGAAGCCACCCATGCCGCAACTCTGCTCGATGGAAGACCGAACCTGCACCTTCAACGAGGTGGAGGGCACCTTGTCCGAGGAGGAAGTGAAACAGGAGGCATGCCGCTGCATGCGCTGCGGCCTGACCTGCTACAACAGAAACCCGGAACCGGACCGGCTCGACTTTTCTGAACCCGGTGTAAAAAAAGATTAA
- a CDS encoding universal stress protein, with the protein MFKDIIVGVTPTGVDQCAVRAAIEFARKFEAKLYLVHVAGMGQGWGSIEHLGASGETEKLRERILDMYGELIEGVPDTQLSVVAGIPHNELLRLARSRNADLIVMGPHTREYEEKRSKMWGMAGSTLERVSQKARCPVMVVHRDVTCKEPLFENILVATDFSQQSECAVHYGGQMARQYKAQLTVMHVLDPEVPVADSVGAAKDKLVHVYGERLDGIDTCLFESCEGTPSMEILRTARQESSDLIIMAHHSREKDPEKAFLGSTVTQVALNAQSPTMSVNRHFDLRCGLMYDQTGAAVQVEAPA; encoded by the coding sequence ATGTTCAAGGACATCATTGTGGGCGTGACGCCCACCGGCGTTGACCAGTGTGCAGTCAGGGCGGCCATCGAATTTGCCAGAAAGTTCGAAGCCAAGCTCTACCTCGTGCACGTGGCCGGCATGGGCCAGGGATGGGGATCCATCGAGCATCTGGGGGCTTCGGGCGAAACCGAAAAGCTCAGGGAACGTATTCTGGACATGTACGGGGAGCTGATCGAAGGCGTGCCCGACACCCAGTTGTCCGTGGTTGCGGGCATTCCGCACAACGAATTGCTTCGCCTTGCGCGCAGCAGGAACGCCGACCTCATCGTCATGGGGCCGCATACCAGGGAATACGAGGAAAAGCGGTCCAAGATGTGGGGCATGGCGGGCAGCACGCTGGAACGGGTAAGCCAGAAGGCAAGGTGCCCGGTCATGGTCGTGCATCGCGACGTGACCTGCAAGGAGCCGTTGTTCGAGAACATTCTCGTGGCAACCGACTTCTCCCAGCAATCCGAATGCGCGGTGCATTACGGCGGCCAGATGGCGCGGCAGTACAAGGCGCAGCTGACCGTGATGCATGTGCTTGATCCGGAAGTGCCGGTGGCGGACAGCGTTGGCGCGGCAAAGGACAAGCTGGTGCACGTGTACGGCGAGCGGCTCGACGGCATTGATACCTGTCTGTTCGAGTCCTGCGAGGGCACGCCTTCCATGGAGATTCTGCGTACCGCGCGTCAGGAATCCTCTGATCTCATTATCATGGCGCACCATTCCAGGGAAAAGGATCCTGAAAAGGCGTTCCTCGGTTCCACGGTGACGCAGGTGGCGCTGAATGCCCAGAGTCCGACCATGAGTGTCAACCGCCACTTCGATCTGCGGTGCGGCCTCATGTATGATCAGACCGGTGCGGCCGTGCAGGTCGAGGCCCCGGCATGA
- a CDS encoding FAD-dependent oxidoreductase, with translation MRKQYGALVVGAGIGGIRAALDLAVTGHKVALIDQRPNHGGILAQLDHQFPSDHCGMCRMLPLMSRDSSSQFCLRKGLFHDNIDILLSTEVAAIEGEPGKFFVTLNKRSTLIDPAKCVSCGACSDVCPVRVPSEFNAGLTERTAAYLPVPHAIPNHYVIDLDNCQRCWRCHDACPTGAIDFRFDERKDFHVLVADGDASEAAFVRDSLEEKELHFTVSATNSGSRAVDMLAADDKIGLLLLGTNLGDMNQERVLARSQEVRPGLPVAVLVDEGREDKGCDLVMQGARDYKVKPLKAGTFVPWLDKLYMRVVSDETVDLEVGAVVLACGFESYNPEMDPTGGKDVWCYDHPGVLTAVEFERLISGTGPTGGKLLRPGDDMPVNRIAWIQCVGSRDVQKNADFCSGICCMFSLKEATLARRATNNQVDASIFYMDLRTFGKDYERYRKRAVDDAGVRLVRSRPHSLVPEDGGPGVVLSYMGPDGKPVDEVFDMVVLAVGARPPRHMTQLVRAADIETNDWGFCDTQPYAPERTSRVGVFAAGAFGEPRDIAESVIQAGAAAQAASRIIKAYDVLAGLETEPEPEYPDVSREPPKTFVALCDSCPTLQARVDVDALRQRLEKVYSVCDVAAIGQACTPQGWREIERLASELKPNRVLVGACLPYAYIPRLKELGRTIGLSPALMDVVDIYTPTFGNGEEDAESAVAKEIYSNLSTAITRLQGKDSTPPPVMVNVARSALVVGGGLAGMTAALAIADQGYGVALVEKEEELGGMAMRLHTQLDGSDPRKFMEDLIGQVEKHPNVRVLKESRVVLSRGSAGRFQTAIAGPDGVFPLEHGVTILATGGHEAKVYDSGLCVHKSVMTHLDFEDRLASGEIDAGGLEAVAMIQCFRSRDEDRNYCSRVCCPEMLKNILTLKERNPDLRIYVFYRDIMTYGFMETYYTQARKAGAIFIRYDLENKPKVEFEDGKPVITAFDDIMGQDVRIEADLLSLSSGVEPNDVEDLVEIFGVETNEDGFFQEADSKWRPVDFLKQGIYMCGLAHSPRRMGETVASAKAAAQRALRILNAEKIARETVVATVRDTLCSRCGVCVSACPYGARTLDLEENRVIVDEILCQGCGACAAVCPNSATVLTGFHDGPMMAVIDAALEEPA, from the coding sequence ATGAGAAAGCAATACGGAGCACTGGTGGTCGGAGCCGGAATCGGCGGCATCCGGGCGGCCCTCGACCTGGCCGTGACCGGGCACAAGGTGGCGCTCATTGATCAGCGGCCCAACCATGGCGGAATTCTGGCCCAGCTGGATCACCAGTTTCCGTCCGACCATTGCGGCATGTGCCGCATGCTGCCGCTCATGTCGCGGGACTCCTCCAGCCAGTTCTGTCTGCGCAAGGGGCTGTTCCACGACAACATCGACATCCTGCTGTCCACCGAGGTCGCAGCCATCGAAGGCGAGCCGGGCAAGTTCTTCGTGACCCTGAACAAGCGGTCCACCCTCATCGACCCGGCCAAGTGCGTGAGTTGCGGTGCGTGTTCCGATGTGTGTCCGGTTCGGGTGCCCAGCGAATTCAATGCCGGGCTGACCGAGCGGACCGCTGCGTATCTGCCTGTGCCGCACGCCATTCCGAATCATTATGTCATTGATCTGGACAACTGCCAGCGGTGCTGGCGGTGTCATGATGCATGTCCCACCGGGGCCATAGATTTCCGGTTCGACGAGCGCAAGGATTTTCATGTTCTGGTGGCGGACGGGGATGCCTCGGAAGCCGCGTTCGTGCGCGACAGTCTGGAGGAAAAGGAGTTGCATTTCACGGTGTCGGCCACGAATTCCGGAAGTCGGGCCGTGGACATGCTGGCAGCGGACGACAAGATCGGCCTGCTGCTGCTCGGCACCAATCTCGGGGACATGAATCAGGAACGCGTGCTGGCGCGCAGTCAGGAAGTGCGGCCCGGTCTGCCCGTGGCCGTGCTCGTGGACGAGGGGCGCGAGGACAAGGGATGCGATCTGGTCATGCAGGGCGCACGCGACTACAAGGTCAAGCCGCTCAAGGCCGGGACGTTCGTGCCCTGGCTGGACAAGCTCTACATGCGTGTGGTGTCCGATGAAACCGTTGATCTCGAAGTCGGGGCCGTGGTGCTGGCCTGCGGTTTCGAGTCCTACAATCCGGAGATGGACCCAACGGGCGGCAAGGATGTCTGGTGCTATGACCATCCCGGCGTGCTGACTGCCGTGGAGTTCGAACGGCTCATCAGCGGCACCGGTCCCACGGGCGGCAAGCTGCTTCGGCCCGGGGACGACATGCCCGTGAACCGCATTGCCTGGATTCAATGCGTTGGTTCGCGCGATGTGCAGAAGAACGCGGATTTCTGTTCCGGCATCTGCTGCATGTTCTCCCTCAAGGAAGCCACGCTGGCGCGCAGGGCAACGAACAATCAGGTGGATGCCTCGATCTTCTACATGGACCTGCGCACGTTCGGAAAGGATTACGAGCGGTATCGCAAGCGGGCCGTGGATGATGCGGGCGTGCGGCTGGTGCGCAGCCGACCCCACTCTCTTGTGCCCGAAGACGGTGGGCCGGGCGTGGTCCTGAGCTACATGGGGCCGGACGGCAAGCCAGTGGACGAGGTGTTCGACATGGTGGTGCTGGCCGTGGGCGCACGGCCGCCCAGACACATGACGCAACTGGTGCGCGCTGCGGACATCGAGACCAACGACTGGGGATTCTGCGACACCCAGCCTTATGCGCCGGAGCGCACCAGTCGGGTCGGGGTCTTCGCAGCAGGGGCATTCGGCGAACCGCGTGACATTGCCGAGTCCGTGATTCAGGCTGGCGCGGCAGCACAGGCCGCATCGCGCATCATCAAGGCGTATGATGTGCTTGCCGGGCTGGAGACCGAACCGGAACCGGAATATCCCGATGTGTCTCGGGAACCGCCAAAGACTTTCGTGGCTCTGTGCGATTCCTGTCCGACACTTCAGGCCCGGGTGGATGTGGACGCGCTGCGTCAGCGGCTGGAAAAGGTCTATTCCGTGTGCGACGTGGCCGCCATTGGTCAGGCCTGCACTCCGCAGGGCTGGCGCGAGATCGAGCGGCTGGCATCGGAATTGAAGCCGAACCGGGTGCTGGTGGGCGCATGTCTGCCGTATGCCTACATCCCGCGTCTCAAGGAACTTGGTCGGACCATCGGCCTGAGCCCCGCGCTCATGGACGTGGTGGACATCTATACGCCCACGTTCGGCAATGGGGAGGAGGACGCAGAGTCTGCCGTTGCCAAGGAAATCTATTCCAATCTGTCCACGGCCATAACCCGGTTGCAGGGCAAGGATTCCACGCCGCCACCCGTCATGGTCAACGTGGCGCGGTCCGCCCTTGTGGTGGGCGGCGGACTCGCCGGCATGACAGCGGCGCTGGCCATTGCGGATCAGGGGTACGGCGTGGCTCTGGTGGAAAAGGAAGAGGAACTCGGAGGCATGGCCATGCGGCTGCACACCCAGCTGGATGGTTCCGATCCCCGCAAGTTCATGGAGGACCTGATCGGTCAGGTGGAAAAGCATCCCAATGTCCGTGTGCTCAAGGAATCCCGTGTCGTGCTGTCGCGCGGCAGCGCCGGACGATTTCAGACTGCCATTGCCGGACCTGACGGCGTGTTCCCTCTGGAGCATGGAGTGACGATTCTTGCCACGGGCGGACATGAAGCCAAGGTCTATGATTCGGGTCTGTGCGTGCACAAGTCGGTCATGACGCATCTTGATTTCGAGGACAGGCTTGCCTCGGGCGAGATAGATGCAGGCGGACTGGAAGCCGTGGCCATGATCCAGTGCTTTCGTTCCCGGGACGAGGATCGGAACTACTGCAGTCGGGTCTGCTGTCCTGAAATGCTCAAGAACATCCTTACGCTCAAGGAGCGCAATCCGGATTTGCGCATCTACGTGTTCTACCGCGACATCATGACCTACGGATTCATGGAGACCTACTACACCCAGGCGCGCAAGGCTGGCGCCATCTTCATCCGCTATGATCTGGAGAACAAGCCCAAGGTGGAATTCGAGGACGGAAAGCCCGTGATCACGGCGTTCGATGACATCATGGGGCAGGACGTGCGCATCGAGGCGGACCTGTTGTCTCTGTCCAGCGGCGTGGAACCCAATGACGTCGAGGACCTTGTGGAAATATTCGGGGTGGAGACCAACGAGGACGGTTTTTTTCAGGAGGCCGACTCCAAGTGGCGGCCCGTGGATTTCCTCAAGCAGGGCATCTACATGTGCGGGCTGGCCCATTCTCCCCGGCGCATGGGCGAGACCGTGGCTTCGGCCAAGGCCGCGGCCCAGCGCGCCCTGCGCATTCTGAACGCGGAAAAGATCGCCCGGGAAACCGTGGTTGCCACGGTGCGCGACACCCTGTGTTCCCGGTGCGGAGTGTGCGTGTCCGCCTGCCCGTATGGTGCGCGAACCCTTGATTTGGAAGAGAACAGGGTGATCGTGGATGAAATCCTGTGTCAGGGGTGCGGGGCGTGCGCGGCAGTGTGTCCGAACAGCGCGACCGTGCTGACCGGGTTCCACGATGGTCCCATGATGGCGGTCATTGATGCGGCTTTGGAAGAACCCGCCTAA
- a CDS encoding 4Fe-4S dicluster domain-containing protein: protein MTQVAKEAWSPGGAEYDAVLSELRDMVQACMQCGTCTASCPNGAFMDITPRQMWRMVQFGMIDEILDSRTYWYCSSCYTCTMRCPRGLKLTSAMAALKRLAQLSDGAGRRNGAFYSSFMDNVETYGRTQETMLMQNYFLRRRDPMLPLKFLPLGLRMLGKGKLHPPKGDCKGRLGPMFARAREMEGRS from the coding sequence ATGACTCAGGTTGCCAAGGAAGCATGGAGCCCGGGGGGCGCGGAATACGACGCGGTCCTGTCCGAACTCAGGGACATGGTGCAGGCCTGCATGCAATGCGGAACGTGCACTGCGTCCTGTCCCAACGGGGCATTCATGGACATCACGCCCCGGCAGATGTGGCGCATGGTCCAGTTCGGCATGATCGACGAGATTCTGGACAGCCGGACCTACTGGTACTGCTCGTCCTGCTACACCTGCACCATGCGGTGTCCGCGCGGATTGAAGCTGACCTCGGCCATGGCCGCGCTCAAGCGGCTGGCACAGCTTTCCGATGGGGCTGGCCGCCGCAACGGCGCATTCTACTCATCGTTCATGGACAATGTGGAGACCTACGGCAGGACGCAGGAAACCATGCTCATGCAGAATTATTTCCTGCGGCGGCGCGACCCGATGCTGCCGCTGAAGTTCCTGCCGCTCGGGCTGCGTATGCTGGGCAAGGGCAAGCTGCATCCGCCCAAGGGTGATTGCAAGGGCAGGCTCGGTCCCATGTTTGCCAGAGCAAGGGAAATGGAGGGCAGGTCATGA
- a CDS encoding 4Fe-4S dicluster domain-containing protein, with translation MATTAKIQIEGGNPVQAMQDFLGKVLALDNVGGILVPVHHFGKGVPMPTLVTESEGLERADPLAPAFPLNGAKLLSRLTRGRSGEKIAAVLRPCEIRAFVELVKLNQGSVDDVYIIGLDCPGAFSNTDYPVFVGEGDPMEATPSFLNGSHGDVEIARACKACERPMAESADLIVGLVGADFSDHIPVQSASARGEGLLTGLGLPDAGGGNGRDKAMEQLVAERTAYLENMMAETAEATSSLEGLVEYLSACVNCYNCRVACPVCYCKECVFNTDVFDHQPWQYLGWAKRKGSLKMPTDTVFFHLTRMAHMSTACVGCGQCSNACPNDVPVMELFRTVAAKTQQSFDYVPGRSLDEAPPMSVFKEDEFQETVSHMA, from the coding sequence ATGGCGACCACGGCAAAGATCCAGATCGAGGGCGGAAATCCGGTTCAGGCCATGCAGGACTTTCTGGGCAAGGTACTGGCACTGGACAATGTGGGGGGCATTCTTGTCCCGGTGCACCACTTCGGCAAGGGCGTGCCCATGCCCACGCTGGTCACGGAGTCGGAAGGACTGGAGCGGGCCGATCCGCTGGCTCCGGCCTTTCCCCTGAACGGCGCAAAGCTTCTGTCCCGACTGACCCGCGGACGGTCCGGGGAAAAGATCGCGGCGGTTCTGCGGCCCTGCGAAATCCGGGCATTCGTGGAACTGGTCAAGCTGAATCAGGGGTCCGTGGATGACGTGTACATCATCGGACTCGACTGTCCGGGTGCGTTTTCCAATACGGATTACCCGGTGTTTGTCGGGGAGGGCGATCCCATGGAGGCCACGCCATCCTTTCTGAACGGATCGCATGGCGACGTGGAAATCGCCCGGGCCTGCAAGGCCTGTGAACGGCCCATGGCGGAAAGCGCGGATTTGATCGTGGGATTGGTCGGTGCGGATTTTTCGGATCACATTCCGGTCCAGTCGGCCAGCGCACGCGGGGAAGGCCTGCTGACCGGCCTCGGCCTGCCCGATGCGGGCGGGGGCAATGGCAGGGACAAGGCCATGGAACAGCTTGTCGCGGAACGCACCGCATATCTGGAAAACATGATGGCCGAGACGGCAGAGGCCACATCCTCGCTGGAAGGGCTGGTGGAATATCTGTCCGCGTGCGTGAACTGCTACAACTGCCGGGTGGCGTGTCCGGTCTGCTACTGCAAGGAATGCGTGTTCAACACGGACGTGTTCGACCACCAGCCGTGGCAGTATCTGGGATGGGCCAAGCGCAAGGGCAGTCTCAAGATGCCCACGGACACTGTCTTCTTCCACCTGACGCGCATGGCGCACATGAGCACGGCCTGCGTGGGATGCGGCCAGTGTTCCAATGCCTGCCCGAATGATGTGCCGGTCATGGAGCTGTTTCGTACCGTGGCGGCCAAGACGCAGCAGAGCTTCGACTATGTGCCGGGCAGGAGCCTTGACGAGGCCCCGCCCATGTCCGTGTTCAAGGAGGACGAGTTTCAGGAAACCGTGTCCCACATGGCCTAG
- a CDS encoding CoB--CoM heterodisulfide reductase iron-sulfur subunit B family protein, which translates to MTFAYYPGCSLVESAREFDVSVRAVLERFDVEFQEIPDWTCCGASAAESVSHLMNYALPARNLAIVEREMDGVDVIAPCSACYLNLLKVDREVVGDRVLHGKVNEVLAASGLSYSGGVRVRHLLDILLNEVGAEIIRQRVVDPLEGMKVAPYYGCQILRPYSVFDNPRQPSSMTPILEALGAEVHEWDMGARCCGASLMATHQEAALESVAAILSAAEGAEAVVTVCPMCQMNLDAYQPQAVRVGGRRVPVLYLSQLMGLALGMSQEDMLVGQTMSVTETAKKRMRDKAWRVQEPSGESAEEPVGADG; encoded by the coding sequence ATGACATTCGCCTACTATCCCGGCTGTTCGCTCGTGGAGAGCGCCAGAGAGTTCGACGTGTCCGTGCGCGCGGTGTTGGAGCGTTTCGACGTGGAGTTTCAGGAAATTCCGGATTGGACCTGCTGCGGGGCCAGTGCCGCGGAGTCCGTGAGTCATCTCATGAACTATGCCCTGCCAGCCCGCAATCTCGCCATCGTGGAGCGGGAGATGGACGGCGTGGACGTGATTGCTCCGTGCAGCGCCTGCTACCTGAATCTGCTCAAGGTGGACAGGGAGGTGGTGGGAGACCGGGTGCTGCATGGCAAGGTCAACGAGGTGCTGGCCGCTTCCGGTCTGTCGTATTCGGGCGGGGTGCGTGTCCGGCATCTGCTGGACATCCTGTTGAACGAGGTTGGCGCGGAAATCATCCGGCAGCGCGTGGTTGATCCGTTGGAGGGCATGAAGGTGGCACCGTATTACGGTTGTCAGATCCTGCGGCCCTACAGCGTGTTCGACAATCCCCGGCAACCGTCGTCCATGACGCCGATACTGGAGGCGCTGGGCGCCGAGGTCCATGAATGGGATATGGGGGCGCGTTGTTGCGGGGCCTCGCTCATGGCTACGCATCAGGAGGCCGCGCTCGAATCCGTGGCCGCGATTCTTTCGGCTGCGGAAGGGGCCGAGGCCGTGGTTACGGTCTGCCCCATGTGTCAGATGAATCTGGACGCCTACCAGCCGCAGGCCGTGAGGGTCGGTGGTCGCAGGGTGCCGGTTCTGTATTTGAGCCAGCTCATGGGGCTGGCGTTGGGCATGAGTCAGGAAGACATGCTTGTCGGCCAGACCATGTCCGTGACCGAAACAGCGAAGAAGCGGATGAGGGACAAGGCCTGGAGGGTGCAGGAACCATCTGGGGAGTCTGCGGAAGAACCCGTCGGGGCCGATGGATGA
- a CDS encoding hydrogenase iron-sulfur subunit, protein MKTEFEPTILAFVCNWCTYTAADLAGTSRMVQQPNVRLVRMMCTGMVDPKYVVKALLSGADGVLISGCHPGDCHYINGNYKARRRVKLLNEILPQFGIELGRVKLTWVGASEGNEFAATVNNFINEIRELGPMQARAMAAV, encoded by the coding sequence ATGAAGACCGAGTTCGAACCGACCATTCTGGCCTTTGTCTGCAACTGGTGCACCTATACTGCGGCCGATCTTGCCGGGACTTCGCGCATGGTCCAGCAGCCCAATGTGCGGCTGGTACGCATGATGTGCACGGGCATGGTGGACCCGAAGTACGTGGTCAAGGCCCTGCTTTCCGGGGCGGACGGCGTGCTCATCAGCGGGTGTCACCCCGGTGACTGCCACTACATCAACGGCAATTACAAGGCCCGGCGTCGGGTCAAGCTGCTCAACGAGATTCTGCCTCAGTTCGGCATCGAGCTGGGCCGGGTCAAGCTGACATGGGTCGGGGCCAGCGAAGGCAACGAGTTTGCGGCCACGGTGAACAATTTCATCAACGAGATTCGGGAACTCGGACCCATGCAGGCCCGGGCCATGGCCGCGGTCTAG
- a CDS encoding (Fe-S)-binding protein, with amino-acid sequence MSTVAVIPKNMDPEVRKFLDKFDFSACMICGTCSNGCPITGTPGMEGWDTRKVMRMLSFGMVQEVVDSNFPWFCTNCGRCAYSCPMGIDIPAVMAHMKNLRPRDKVPGSLHQGAQNNLDTGNNLAISREDYLAGMADLGQELAEECPGFYVPIDKKGADILFFPNSKEVYGDFEDQFWWWKVFYAAKEDWTVPSEGWEAVDWALFTGNYEGNRRLAKRKIDFMKEFEIKRMIMPDCGGGSYGCRKGMETCVMEDPNNEVGFIYLYDYLLQLIRDGRIKLDKSVNAGKRFTFHDSCKHGRELERHFGKGYYEEARWILRQCVDDFVDMQPNRQLNYCCGAGGGMWPAPFDDESAWHGRHKYEQIRRSGADVVVVGCSNCRDQIMKRLPKYYTDYKYEVKYLWQLVAETLVLEPWPEDMITAAEARAREQWERFGVDLSALEY; translated from the coding sequence ATGAGCACGGTTGCAGTGATTCCTAAGAATATGGACCCGGAAGTCCGGAAGTTTTTGGACAAGTTCGATTTCAGCGCCTGCATGATCTGCGGCACCTGCTCCAACGGCTGTCCGATCACGGGTACGCCGGGCATGGAAGGCTGGGACACCCGCAAGGTCATGCGCATGCTTTCCTTTGGCATGGTGCAGGAGGTCGTGGATTCGAATTTTCCATGGTTCTGCACCAATTGCGGTCGGTGCGCCTATTCCTGTCCCATGGGCATCGACATCCCGGCTGTCATGGCGCACATGAAAAATCTGCGGCCCCGCGACAAGGTGCCGGGGTCCCTGCATCAGGGCGCGCAGAACAATCTGGATACCGGGAACAATCTGGCCATTTCCAGAGAGGATTATCTTGCGGGCATGGCCGACCTCGGACAGGAACTTGCCGAGGAATGTCCGGGGTTCTATGTCCCCATCGACAAGAAGGGCGCTGATATTTTGTTTTTCCCCAATTCCAAGGAAGTGTACGGCGACTTCGAGGACCAGTTTTGGTGGTGGAAGGTGTTCTATGCGGCCAAGGAAGACTGGACCGTGCCGTCCGAAGGCTGGGAAGCCGTGGACTGGGCCTTGTTTACGGGCAATTACGAGGGAAACAGGCGATTGGCCAAGCGCAAGATCGACTTCATGAAGGAGTTCGAGATCAAGCGCATGATCATGCCGGATTGCGGCGGCGGTTCGTACGGCTGTCGCAAGGGCATGGAAACCTGCGTCATGGAGGATCCGAACAACGAGGTCGGGTTCATCTATCTCTATGACTACCTGCTGCAACTCATCCGTGACGGTCGTATCAAATTGGACAAGTCCGTGAATGCGGGCAAGCGGTTCACCTTTCACGATTCCTGCAAGCATGGTCGGGAGTTGGAACGCCATTTCGGCAAGGGGTATTACGAGGAGGCCCGGTGGATACTGCGGCAGTGCGTGGATGATTTCGTGGACATGCAGCCGAATCGACAGCTCAACTACTGCTGTGGCGCAGGGGGCGGCATGTGGCCCGCGCCGTTTGACGACGAGTCCGCATGGCACGGACGGCACAAGTACGAGCAGATCAGGCGCAGCGGCGCGGATGTGGTGGTCGTGGGGTGTTCCAACTGCCGCGATCAGATCATGAAGCGGTTGCCCAAGTACTACACGGACTACAAGTACGAGGTGAAATACCTTTGGCAGCTCGTGGCCGAAACTCTGGTGCTGGAACCGTGGCCCGAGGACATGATCACGGCCGCCGAGGCCCGGGCAAGGGAACAGTGGGAAAGGTTCGGCGTGGATCTTTCCGCCCTGGAATACTGA